The sequence below is a genomic window from Desulfovibrio sp. JC022.
ACTGGCATGGTACGGTTACCCTTTAGTCGGGTAGCTGAGGCATAAGGCCACAATCGGCTAGCTCCCGATTGTTGAAACTGTTTAACTGCATTATTTGGAGACGGTCATGAAAGTAAGACCATCTGTTAAGAAGATTTGTCCCAAATGCAAAGTAATCAGACGCAAGGGTGTTCTGAGGGTTATTTGTGACAACCCCAGACACAAACAGCGTCAAGGATAGAGAGGTATAACTGTGGCTCGTATCGCTGGAGTAGACCTTCCGAAAAATAAGCGTTTGGATATTGCACTGACTTACATCTACGGAGTAGGTCGGACTACCGCTCTCAAGATTCTTGATACTGTTGGTATCGACTGGACCCTCAAAACTGATGACCTCAGTGGCGAGCAGGTGAACACCATCCGTAAGGAACTTGAAGATAATCATAAAGTTGAAGGTGACCTTCGCCGCGATCAGATTGCTGACATTAAGCGTCTGATGGATATTGGAAGTTACCGTGGACTGCGTCACCGCCGCGGATTGCCCGTGCGCGGTCAGAGCTCTAAGACCAACGCAAGAACGCGCAAAGGTCCCCGTCGCTCTGTCATGAGCAGAAAGAAGAAATAATTCAATCTGCAGTTGTCAGACCATGTAACGGTCTTTGTGCTGCTGATGTAAATTCATTCTGGAGAGAATGGTATGGCTAGACCTCGCCGTTCCGGCAAGAAAAAAGAGAAGAAGAATGTTCCCGTGGGCATCGCCCACGTTAAAGCAACATTCAATAATACCATCATTACCTTCACTGACCTGAAAGGTAACGTGATCAGCTGGGCTACTTCCGGTGCATCCGGTTTTAAGGGATCAAGAAAATCTACTCCCTTTGCTGCACAGGTTGCTGCTGAAACCGCTGCTAGAAAAGCTCAGGATCAGGGTATGCGTACTGTTGGTATTTTCGTCAAAGGCCCCGGCTCCGGTCGTGAAGCAGCGATGCGCGCAATCGGTAACGTCGGTATGAAGGTTAACTTCATTCGCGATATAACACCCATCCCGCACAACGGCTGTCGTCCGCCGAAACGTCGCAGGGTCTAATTTCGAAGGAGTAATAACCTTGGCCAGATATACAAAAGCAAAATGCAGACTGTGTCGTCGTGAAGGCGAAAAGCTTTTCATTAAAGGCGACCGCTGCTTTACTGATAAGTGCTCTTATGAGCGTCGTCCTTATGCTCCCGGTATTGCCGGTCGCATGAGAAAGAAAATGAGTGACTACGCAATTCAGCTTCGTGAGAAGCAGAAAGTGCGTCGCATGTACGGTGTCCTTGAAGGCCAGTTCCGCACCTATTTTAAGCGTGCAGACGGTATGAAAGGTGTAACCGGCGCGAACCTGCTCATGCTCCTTGAAACCCGCCTTGACAACGCTGTTTACCGTCTTGGTTTCGCCAACTCTCGCGATCAGGCTCGCCAGCTCGTGAGACACGGCATCTTCACCAAGAACGGCAGACGTGTTAACGTTCCTTCCATGCAGGTAAAACCCGGTGATGTAATCGAGGTTCGTGAAGAATCCCGTAAGATCCCCGTGATTGCTGAAGCACAGGAAGTTATTGCTCGTCGCGGCTGCCCCGAGTGGCTCGAAGCTGACGGAGCAAATTTCAAAGGTGAAGTTAAAGCGATGCCGACTAGGGAAGACATCCAGTTCCCTATCAACGAACAGCTGATTGTCGAGCTGTACTCCAAATAAGAAGGATTAGTGCATGCTTATTCAAGACGGTGACAAACTCATCAACACCCGCAACTGGGCCGAGCTGGTTAAGCCGGAACAGCTTGTGCGTGACCCCAAGTCTAACGAGCTTTATGGTAAGTTCATTTGTGAGCCCCTTGAGCGCGGATTTGGAACAACCATCGGTAACGCCCTTCGCAGGGTACTGCTCTCCTCAATGCAGGGAGCTGCCGCGGTTGCTGTAAAGATCGAAGGAGTTCAGCACGAATTCACCACCATTGAAGGTGTGATGGAAGATGTGACTGAGATTGTTCTGAACATCAAGCAGATCAGATTCGCAATGACTACAGATGAACCCCAGTTTCTTACCCTTAAGGTAAATAAGCAGGGCGTCGTCACCGCAGCTGATATTCAGGAAAACCAGAACGTCAAAGTCCTCAATCCTGAGCAGATTATTGCGACTCTGTCCGAAAAGATGGACCTGGAAATGACTTTCGAGATTCGCATGGGTAAAGGCTACGTGCCTGCGGACATGCATGAAGGTCTTGTTAATGAAATCGGTCATATTGTTGTTGATTCCAGTTTTTCTCCTATCCGTAAGGTAGCTTACAGTGTGGAGCAGGCTCGTGTCGGACAGATGACCAACTATGACAAGCTTATTCTCGAAGTTTTCACCGACGGTTCCGTTACCCCTGAGGATGCAATTGCCTACAGTGCAAAAATCCTTAAGGATCAGCTCTCCGTATTCATCAACTTTGATGAAATGGGATCCGAGCAGGAAGAGTCCAAAGAAAGCGACCTCGATCTCAACCCGAATCTGTTCAAGAGTATCGACGAACTCGAACTCTCCGTTCGTGCAACCAACTGCCTTAAGGCTGCCAACATTCGTATTGTTGGTGAGCTTGTGCAGCGCACTGAACAGACCATGCTTAAGACTAAGAACTTCGGACGTAAGTCACTTGACGAAATTCGCAGAGTTCTCGATAGCATGGAACTCAAGTTCGGTATGGTCCTCGAGGATTTC
It includes:
- the rpsM gene encoding 30S ribosomal protein S13, with the protein product MARIAGVDLPKNKRLDIALTYIYGVGRTTALKILDTVGIDWTLKTDDLSGEQVNTIRKELEDNHKVEGDLRRDQIADIKRLMDIGSYRGLRHRRGLPVRGQSSKTNARTRKGPRRSVMSRKKK
- the rpmJ gene encoding 50S ribosomal protein L36; this translates as MKVRPSVKKICPKCKVIRRKGVLRVICDNPRHKQRQG
- the rpsD gene encoding 30S ribosomal protein S4; protein product: MARYTKAKCRLCRREGEKLFIKGDRCFTDKCSYERRPYAPGIAGRMRKKMSDYAIQLREKQKVRRMYGVLEGQFRTYFKRADGMKGVTGANLLMLLETRLDNAVYRLGFANSRDQARQLVRHGIFTKNGRRVNVPSMQVKPGDVIEVREESRKIPVIAEAQEVIARRGCPEWLEADGANFKGEVKAMPTREDIQFPINEQLIVELYSK
- the rpsK gene encoding 30S ribosomal protein S11; translation: MARPRRSGKKKEKKNVPVGIAHVKATFNNTIITFTDLKGNVISWATSGASGFKGSRKSTPFAAQVAAETAARKAQDQGMRTVGIFVKGPGSGREAAMRAIGNVGMKVNFIRDITPIPHNGCRPPKRRRV
- a CDS encoding DNA-directed RNA polymerase subunit alpha, which codes for MLIQDGDKLINTRNWAELVKPEQLVRDPKSNELYGKFICEPLERGFGTTIGNALRRVLLSSMQGAAAVAVKIEGVQHEFTTIEGVMEDVTEIVLNIKQIRFAMTTDEPQFLTLKVNKQGVVTAADIQENQNVKVLNPEQIIATLSEKMDLEMTFEIRMGKGYVPADMHEGLVNEIGHIVVDSSFSPIRKVAYSVEQARVGQMTNYDKLILEVFTDGSVTPEDAIAYSAKILKDQLSVFINFDEMGSEQEESKESDLDLNPNLFKSIDELELSVRATNCLKAANIRIVGELVQRTEQTMLKTKNFGRKSLDEIRRVLDSMELKFGMVLEDFDKKHQEWLKRKEKNEA